Genomic segment of Malus domestica chromosome 15, GDT2T_hap1:
TCTGCATTATCAAGCACTGTGCTTCGGCTTCTTGCTCTTGATCTTCACGTCTTTGACTGTTTGAATGAGTTGCGGCAAACGTTGAGCAGAAGCACCACACTTATCGACGTACGACTTTTGGTCTCCATTTGTACGGACTCGACGATGTATGCCAAACGCCCTGACATGGAAGTTGCATAAATGAGCTCCTTCTTAGCCAAGGACTACTATGACACACCACTTGTGCAAGTTTCAATCGAAGAAGCGGTCCTAGGCATGTTTTCTGGCGCAGGGAGGGGCGGCTGCCACTCATCGTCCTCACGTAGCTTTGACTATGCTTGTAGGCCTCTGATGCCGACGTTATGATTGAAGAGTGTGAGAAATAAAGGAGGGAGCAGGACAAATGAGGAGGCAGATAATACGAAATAGGAGGTGGTTAAGAGACGTCGGCGCACCGGCACCAGTGAAGAAGATGCCGAAAAGTGGTGGGCATATATGTGGGTTCatgttcttttaatttatttttactttataATTAACGTCGGGGCAAAATGGAGAATTTAATGGCAACAATATTTAAGTTGGGTTTGAAGATAAGATagttgggtttaaataaaattttccaaaaaaatgagaaaaatatggaggtagattctctgccctcccacttctcaTACCCtattgttttgtgtggtcacggttaaaccatgttaacattttatattattattttttataaagataataagataaaaataaataataatataaaatattgatatgacttaaccgtgaccacacaaatatgAAGTCACGGAAAATGAGAGGACAGAGAATCTGCCTTTGAAAAAAATTGGTTTTGCCAGAGGACAGTGACCTACTGTCAGTGACAGTCAGTCAGTCAGAGTCCTTTCCTTACCTTTATAATTTCAAGTGGAAAGTATCTCCATTAAAATCTGGTCCGATTCCAACAGGATCCTCCTCCTTGTCCTCTTCCGTTTTTTTATTTACGAGGTTAGAGCATTTATAAAAATACgtcaaatttaaaatattaaatttaaatttgatggcTCACTTAATAATTTAagatattattaatattttatatgttaaaaatttttttaaaataaatataataaattaatatttaaatatactAGCATTTAGGTAAGACAAGACAAGTggaatgtttttaaaaatagtaaaaatcaaatttgaaggcaGCTTCAAATTTGATATTTCTTTGTCTATGTTAGCTTAGTCATGTTTTTCATATCATCTTTGATATTTTGATAGGAGTAAATGATACGTCATTTGTTATAGTTATATGTCTATGTGAtatttttaacattttctttgCAAAATGATTTTAATcttataataaactaataataataTAGTTAAAATTCGTCTTTGATAAAAATTAAACTTTCATTCACAATTAAAAAGAagagtaaactgtcggtttaccccctgaactttcacctcattttcgatttcccccctgaacttttccattggaaaattaaggactcaaactaatttttttagccaatttgccccctaccgttagtttttcatatattccatccatatttccgttaagtgagaccatgtgtacaacatgtgagggtagttaagttatttcactcttaaaaatgattaaaaaactaaaaataataaaaaaaacaaaactttccctctattttttcccgctaattcttatcctcgattttatttttccctctcattcctatgcatgagaaataacatatggtgttattgtctaccatttttattttctctaacaaattaataatttgacaaatgctaatggtgctattgtctccaaagcagtgcattaatataagaaaccctagtcttttttatggacatgtttcttatattaatgcactgctttggagacaataacaccatgagcatttgtcaaattattaatttgttagagaaaataaaaatggtagtacatgcttcaaaaaaaagattaacttagctacttatgaagacaataacaccatatgttatttctcatgcataggaatgagagggaaaattaaaattgaggataggaattagcgggaaaaaatagagggaaaattattattattatttattttcagtttttaatcatttttaaattgaaatgacttaactatcctcacatgttatgcacatggtctcacttaacggaaatatggatggaatatatgaaaaactaacggtagggggcaaattggctaaaaaaattagtttgagtccttaattttccaatataAAAGTTCatgggggaaatcgaaagtgaggtaaaagttcagggggtaaaccgacagtttaccctTAAAAAGAATACCAGTAACCCATAGTAAAGGGCACGTCAAGACTTTGTCCTCAATTCAACGTCCACAAAATCAATCAAAAGCCCAAAGCAGCATTAGTGCCGTAGTATTTGCATGCTCCAATTATTAGTGACGAAATCTTCATCTCCCACCAAAAAGAAGCAAGCTTGACAAACTCAATGGATCACCACCATCATCAGAACAACTGCAAAGTCAGTAACACAGAGTTCGCGGATGTTGATTTCGATGACCCCATCTTCTCAAATCCCATTCTTTCATCTCTCAACTTCCCCCAACGCACCACCACCGCCAGCGCCACAGTTGCGCTGGCCGACGCCGACTGCCCACAACCGCAACTGCACGTGCCGCTGCCGCCGAGGGTGCAGCAAAAACTGAACACCATATGCGAGGAAAAAGAGCAGCCGCAGCCTGACGCCGAGTTGAGAAGGAAGCTGGGTTTGCTGGGCGAGGAGAAGGCACTCGAACTCCTCGGTGAAATTTACAACACGAAAACAAAGATCAGAACCCTCAGTGGATACATCGGGTTCATGCTCCGCCAAGAAAAATACCAATGTGCACctcattctccttctccttctccttctccttccctttcccCTTCTAAGTCTGCCCCCGCTGCTTCTTGTCTTCTTCACAGCCCGTCTTCTGCTTCCTCCATCACTCCTGGTCGTCAAGGTCAGATTTTTACTTCATgggttgttttgttttgattaaCTAGTGATGGGTTTTCTTTGCTGATTATTTTCGAAACCGATCTCTGATGTTTTTGTCGAAGAATGCAAGAATCCCACGTCGGAAAATTGTCAATTGATAAAAGGAATTACAATATATAAGAATGGCTTCTAATAACGCTGATGTCTTTTATGATACACCCCTCGTTTGTTATAGAAAATAGATGCAAGttgggacaatatcggtgtgaTTAACAGTGAACTGTTATCATTAGTAGTGGACCGTTACGATTAGTAATTGACCGTCtctttgaaataaatgaaactcTCTATGTGATTTGCAGGGAATACTAGTGGAGGACAGAGGGAACTGTATTCCTGTTTGTCAACAACTCCATCCAAATCTGCTCCAACTTCTCTTTTCCAAGTCCCATCATCTGCTCCGCATAATACATCTGCTCATCAAGGTCGGattttacttcaatttctttcATGGTTGTTTCATTTCTGATTGATCAACGTCGTTGCttttcttttaaataaataattgtttgtgAACCCATTTTTGGTACTATACAGAGCACCTTGGGGACTGTGGAGGAGGGGTGAGGCCACTTTAttttaggcctggcaaacgggtcgtgtcagtcgtgttcatgtcgttttcgtgtaacacctgttatcttaacgggtcgtgtcgtgtcacacccgttatcttaacgggtccttaacaggtcgtgtcactttacccaacgggtaaagtgacccgacccgttatgacccgttaagaaaaatatatattttttcttaaatttgcacataccacacattaccacataaatattacttcaaaacattaaaatacatttgtcgtttaagtactacatctacactcgaaaataagagcctaataaaaaaataatacatacactactaatctattacaaattttaaatgtgcaaggatatgcaaaatgaaacagtttttgttttcaaggttgtgaaatctttctcaaaagtttaaacctcaatttacaaaatcctcgatttacatcgattatcatgaaattgcattggaactttggcttgatctattgccttcaagagttatgttgatgatgttttcagtaaggttttccacgtcataactctcttctgcataaactaagcatagaaaaaccaaacattaaaaatcattcaaattatgagaagtttaccaaaataattatgaaaacaaataaaacaatagtactataccatacttttattaagtataaacataagattttgtggtatccactagtgtaaatattttaaattgaagatcgaattcaatcattgtattcatataaggtcaaggagtgtagttgtaaaaaatcatcaaaatcggagttaaattaaccgttaaatcgtgatttttcgtttataactgtcgaaaagttttgtcccgttacttgctctctaaatgtttgttttttgcaatttttggcgtatgtgatctcgaaatatatacaaacatgtttgacggttggatcattgaaactagtttcgtagaatgagtatcccatcaaaacaatagattcactaatacttaagagtttattcatacttttattaagtataacataagattttgtggtatccactagtgtaaatattttaaattgaagatcgaattcaatcattgtattcatatagggtcaaggagtgtagttgtaaaaaatcatcaaaatcggagttaaaatgaccgttaaatcgtgatttttcgtttataaccgttgaaaacttttgtcccattacttgatctctgaatgtttgtttttttcactttttggcgtatgcgatctcgaagtatatataaacatgtttgacggttggatcattgaaactagtttcgtagaatgagtatctcatcaaaacaatagattcactaatacttaattgtttattcatacttttattaagtataatataagattttgtgg
This window contains:
- the LOC103400708 gene encoding uncharacterized protein; the encoded protein is MDHHHHQNNCKVSNTEFADVDFDDPIFSNPILSSLNFPQRTTTASATVALADADCPQPQLHVPLPPRVQQKLNTICEEKEQPQPDAELRRKLGLLGEEKALELLGEIYNTKTKIRTLSGYIGFMLRQEKYQCAPHSPSPSPSPSLSPSKSAPAASCLLHSPSSASSITPGRQGNTSGGQRELYSCLSTTPSKSAPTSLFQVPSSAPHNTSAHQEHLGDCGGGVRPLYSSYPSHSPSKAARTSLFQAPSSAAPSSTVYFFIFYLFFCDN